DNA from Nitrospina gracilis Nb-211:
AACAACGCAACAACCCTTTATTGAGACAATCAGGAGGAAACATTGGCAGTAGTCATTCGCTTAACCCGACGAGGAGCAAAAAAGAAGCCGTTTTACCGGGTGGTCGCCACCGATTCCCGGTCGCCGCGTGACGGAAAGTTTCTGGAGATCATTGGAACTTACGATCCGCTGAAGACCGAGGACGCCGTGAAGATCGACGCCGAGAAAGCACAAAGCTGGATTCAGAAAGGCGCCAAACCTTCGCGTACGGTGGCCACCCTGCTCAAGCAGGCTGGTGTCGGTCAGTAATACCGTTCAAGCTCCGGTTTCCGTTTTTTGGATCCCCGTTTTTCGTCAATCGGTCCATATCTGTCTCTGAACGTACATGAACTTGATTCAGCGTGACTTATCAACCGTTGGCTTCGTGGAGGGATCGGGCATGAAAGATCTAATTGAAATTATCGCGAAAGCGTTGGTGGAC
Protein-coding regions in this window:
- the rpsP gene encoding 30S ribosomal protein S16, producing the protein MAVVIRLTRRGAKKKPFYRVVATDSRSPRDGKFLEIIGTYDPLKTEDAVKIDAEKAQSWIQKGAKPSRTVATLLKQAGVGQ